A genomic segment from Modestobacter roseus encodes:
- a CDS encoding ABC transporter permease, protein MSAPVRHQTRPQSPAALVRLVAAREVTTRIRDKNFLIGSAVLILLIVGMLVFQVIINSGTDETRIGVVGGDAAVEQALTAQGDALGTDVTVVEYDDEAAARTAVEDEDVDGALLSPSGAQPELLVDSGGESTRTLVQGALTNLAMAAQLDQAGVQLQPGPEVELVSLDADADDRFTSTIVALVGVVVLYSLIILFGQFVAQGVVEEKSSRVVELLLATMRPWQLLAGKVIGLGLLGLAQILLVAVIGVAGALAFDVVELPGDVIGPVVTVIAWFVLGYAFYASVFAAAASLVSRQEDLGTVITPTTILLVAGFVIAIQAAQDPASTLATVTSFIPGLSPMVMPVRMAAGEAAVWEVAVAVVLMLLAIAAVVRIGGRIYSGALLRTSGKVSMREALKTERA, encoded by the coding sequence GTGAGCGCCCCGGTGCGGCACCAGACGCGTCCGCAGAGCCCGGCGGCGCTGGTCCGCCTGGTCGCCGCCCGCGAGGTCACGACCCGGATCCGCGACAAGAACTTCCTGATCGGCTCCGCCGTCCTGATCCTGCTCATCGTCGGCATGCTGGTCTTCCAGGTGATCATCAACAGCGGCACCGACGAGACCCGCATCGGCGTCGTCGGCGGGGACGCCGCCGTGGAGCAGGCGCTGACGGCCCAGGGTGACGCGCTGGGCACCGACGTCACGGTCGTCGAGTACGACGACGAGGCGGCGGCCCGGACGGCGGTGGAGGACGAGGACGTCGACGGCGCGCTGCTCAGCCCGTCGGGTGCGCAGCCCGAGCTGCTGGTCGACAGCGGCGGCGAGAGCACCCGGACCCTGGTCCAGGGCGCGCTGACCAACCTGGCCATGGCCGCCCAGCTCGACCAGGCCGGGGTGCAGCTGCAGCCCGGGCCGGAGGTGGAGCTGGTCTCGCTGGACGCCGACGCCGACGACCGGTTCACCTCGACCATCGTCGCGCTGGTCGGGGTGGTCGTGCTGTACAGCCTGATCATCCTGTTCGGCCAGTTCGTCGCCCAGGGCGTGGTCGAGGAGAAGTCCAGCCGGGTGGTCGAGCTGCTGCTGGCCACCATGCGCCCCTGGCAGCTGCTCGCCGGCAAGGTCATCGGGCTGGGGCTGCTCGGCCTGGCCCAGATCCTGCTGGTCGCGGTCATCGGCGTGGCCGGGGCGCTGGCCTTCGACGTCGTCGAGCTGCCCGGCGACGTCATCGGCCCGGTGGTCACCGTGATCGCGTGGTTCGTGCTCGGCTACGCGTTCTACGCCTCGGTGTTCGCCGCGGCCGCCTCGCTGGTCAGCCGGCAGGAGGACCTCGGCACGGTCATCACCCCGACCACGATCCTGCTGGTGGCCGGGTTCGTGATCGCCATCCAGGCCGCGCAGGACCCGGCCAGCACGCTGGCCACGGTCACCTCGTTCATCCCGGGGCTCTCACCGATGGTGATGCCGGTGCGCATGGCCGCCGGGGAGGCCGCTGTCTGGGAGGTCGCCGTCGCGGTCGTGCTGATGCTGCTGGCGATCGCCGCGGTGGTGCGGATCGGGGGCCGGATCTACTCCGGCGCCCTGCTGCGCACCAGCGGCAAGGTCAGCATGCGCGAGGCCCTCAAGACCGAGCGCGCCTGA
- a CDS encoding citrate synthase 2, translating into MADDFVPGLEGVTAFETTIAEPDKDGGALRYRGVDIEDLVGQVTFGHVWALLVDGQFGPGLPPAEPFPIPVHTGDVRVDVQAALAMLTPIWGYRPLLDISAEEARDELARAAVMALSYVAQSARGIGVPAVPQKRVDEASTIVERFMVRWRGEPDPRHVAAVDAYWTSAAEHGMNASTFTARVIASTGADVAAALSGAIGAMSGPLHGGAPSRVLHMLDGVEQSGNAEAYVKDLLDRKERLMGFGHRVYRAEDPRARVLRRTAEELGAPRFEAALALEQAALKELRERRPDRPIETNVEFWAAIVLDFAEVPPHMFTSMFTCARTAGWCAHVLEQKNTGRLVRPSARYVGPDPRKPQDVEGWDTIRTTTLTAPA; encoded by the coding sequence ATGGCTGACGACTTCGTCCCCGGCCTGGAAGGCGTCACCGCCTTCGAGACCACGATCGCCGAGCCGGACAAGGACGGCGGGGCACTGCGCTACCGCGGCGTGGACATCGAGGACCTGGTCGGTCAGGTCACCTTCGGCCACGTGTGGGCGCTGCTGGTCGACGGCCAGTTCGGGCCGGGTCTGCCGCCGGCCGAGCCGTTCCCGATCCCGGTGCACACCGGCGACGTCCGGGTCGACGTGCAGGCCGCGCTGGCGATGCTCACCCCGATCTGGGGCTACCGCCCGCTGCTGGACATCTCCGCCGAGGAGGCCCGCGACGAGCTCGCCCGCGCCGCGGTGATGGCGCTGTCCTACGTCGCCCAGTCCGCGCGCGGCATCGGCGTCCCCGCCGTCCCGCAGAAGCGGGTCGACGAGGCCTCGACGATCGTCGAGCGGTTCATGGTGCGCTGGCGCGGCGAGCCCGACCCGCGCCACGTGGCCGCGGTCGACGCCTACTGGACGTCGGCGGCCGAGCACGGCATGAACGCCTCCACCTTCACCGCCCGGGTGATCGCCTCCACCGGTGCCGACGTCGCCGCCGCACTCTCCGGCGCGATCGGCGCGATGTCCGGCCCGCTGCACGGCGGCGCCCCCTCGCGGGTGCTGCACATGCTCGACGGCGTGGAGCAGTCCGGGAACGCGGAGGCCTACGTCAAGGACCTGCTCGACCGCAAGGAACGGCTGATGGGCTTCGGCCACCGGGTCTACCGGGCCGAGGACCCGCGGGCCCGGGTGCTGCGCCGCACCGCCGAGGAGCTCGGCGCCCCGCGCTTCGAGGCGGCCCTCGCCCTGGAGCAGGCCGCGCTGAAGGAGCTGCGCGAGCGGCGTCCGGACCGGCCGATCGAGACCAACGTCGAGTTCTGGGCGGCGATCGTCCTCGACTTCGCCGAGGTGCCGCCGCACATGTTCACCTCGATGTTCACCTGCGCCCGGACCGCGGGGTGGTGCGCGCACGTCCTGGAGCAGAAGAACACCGGCCGGCTGGTGCGCCCCTCGGCCCGCTACGTCGGCCCGGACCCGCGCAAGCCGCAGGACGTCGAGGGCTGGGACACCATCCGGACGACGACCCTCACCGCCCCCGCCTGA
- a CDS encoding UdgX family uracil-DNA binding protein (This protein belongs to the uracil DNA glycosylase superfamily, members of which act in excision repair of DNA. However, it belongs more specifically to UdgX branch, whose founding member was found to bind uracil in DNA (where it does not belong), without cleaving it, appears to promote DNA repair by a pathway involving RecA, rather than base excision.), protein MSSENHPAQPPSGVGLAGLREAAAGCRACELWEPATQTVFGEGPETARVVFVGEQPGDSEDRTGEPFVGPAGRLLDEALVEAGIDRRDAYVTNSVKHFRFRPTPKRRIHQSPGAEHLAACRPWLEAEFAVLQPEVVVCLGAVAAKALISPSFRITRDHGQLMPWTLPGTEPVPEADQDEDAPHQTWVIATTHPSAVLRTPDEGRQAAYDALVTDLRVVATTLA, encoded by the coding sequence ATGAGCAGCGAGAACCACCCCGCGCAGCCGCCCAGCGGCGTCGGCCTGGCCGGGCTCCGCGAGGCCGCCGCGGGCTGCCGGGCCTGCGAGCTGTGGGAACCGGCCACCCAGACCGTGTTCGGCGAGGGGCCGGAGACCGCCCGCGTCGTCTTCGTCGGTGAGCAACCCGGCGACTCCGAGGACCGGACGGGCGAGCCGTTCGTCGGCCCGGCCGGGCGCCTGCTGGACGAGGCCCTGGTCGAGGCCGGCATCGACCGCCGCGACGCCTACGTCACCAACTCGGTGAAGCACTTCCGGTTCCGGCCGACCCCGAAGCGGCGGATCCACCAGTCACCGGGAGCCGAGCACCTCGCCGCCTGCCGGCCGTGGCTGGAGGCGGAGTTCGCCGTGCTGCAGCCCGAGGTCGTCGTGTGCCTGGGCGCGGTCGCGGCGAAGGCGCTGATCTCGCCGTCGTTCCGGATCACCCGCGACCACGGGCAGCTGATGCCGTGGACGCTGCCGGGCACCGAACCCGTCCCCGAGGCCGACCAGGACGAGGACGCCCCGCACCAGACCTGGGTCATCGCGACGACGCACCCCTCGGCGGTGCTGCGCACCCCGGACGAGGGCCGCCAGGCCGCCTACGACGCGCTGGTCACCGACCTCCGGGTGGTCGCCACGACCCTCGCCTGA
- a CDS encoding ABC transporter ATP-binding protein, with product MLEIDGLVKAYGENQVLKGVSFTVAPGQMFGFCGSNGAGKTTTMRIAMGLARADAGEVRWNGAPVDEAVRRRIGYMPEERGLYPKMKVREQLAYFARLHGMDAGSAGRAAGEWGERLGLGERLGDPVEKLSLGNQQRVQLAAALVSEPDVLILDEPFSGLDPVGVDSLAEALLDQCRRGVPVVFSSHQLDLVERLCDAVGILARGSMVATGTVAELRASAHGRQLRVVAPDAAAGWAAGLPGVRVVSESRGDTVLELQHGADDQQVLHAAVATGRVTHFAWREPTLVELFRDAVSAPATPVAVAA from the coding sequence GTGCTCGAGATCGACGGCCTGGTCAAGGCCTACGGCGAGAACCAGGTGCTCAAGGGGGTGAGCTTCACCGTCGCACCCGGCCAGATGTTCGGCTTCTGCGGGTCCAACGGTGCCGGCAAGACCACCACGATGCGCATCGCCATGGGTCTGGCCCGCGCCGACGCCGGCGAGGTGCGCTGGAACGGCGCCCCGGTCGACGAGGCGGTGCGCCGCCGGATCGGCTACATGCCGGAGGAGCGCGGCCTCTACCCGAAGATGAAGGTGCGCGAGCAGCTGGCCTACTTCGCCCGGCTGCACGGCATGGACGCCGGCAGCGCCGGTCGCGCGGCCGGCGAGTGGGGCGAGCGGCTCGGCCTGGGGGAGCGGCTGGGCGACCCGGTGGAGAAGCTGTCGCTGGGCAACCAGCAGCGCGTGCAGCTGGCCGCCGCGCTCGTCAGCGAACCGGACGTGCTGATCCTCGACGAGCCGTTCTCCGGCCTGGACCCGGTCGGCGTCGACTCCCTCGCGGAGGCGCTGCTGGACCAGTGCCGGCGCGGCGTGCCGGTCGTCTTCTCCAGCCACCAGCTGGACCTGGTCGAGCGGCTCTGTGACGCCGTCGGCATCCTGGCCCGCGGTTCGATGGTCGCCACCGGCACCGTCGCCGAGCTGCGCGCCTCGGCCCACGGCCGGCAGCTGCGCGTCGTCGCCCCCGACGCCGCGGCCGGCTGGGCCGCCGGCCTGCCCGGTGTCCGGGTGGTCTCGGAGAGCCGCGGCGACACGGTGCTCGAGCTGCAGCACGGCGCCGACGACCAGCAGGTGCTGCACGCCGCGGTCGCCACCGGGCGGGTGACCCACTTCGCCTGGCGTGAGCCCACGCTGGTCGAGCTGTTCCGCGACGCGGTCAGCGCCCCGGCGACCCCCGTGGCGGTGGCGGCGTGA
- a CDS encoding glucose-1-phosphate adenylyltransferase family protein — MALPKILVLVLAGGQGGRLELLTETRAKPAVPFAGVYRLIDFPLSNCEHSQIPDVWVSVQYQPMSLSQHLANGRPWDLDRTTGGLMVLPPFQAPSERAGFTAGTADGLWRQAQLIRDFAPDALVVVSSDAVYKLDYRAVVDEHLGSGAEVTMVTTDVAADDASRYGIVQTDGDRVTDYAYKPDEPATTTATNEVFVFSPTPTLDRLEALDDEVGEEGLEDLGTHLLPAQTRDGVARAHRLNSYWRDVGTVEAYWQAHQDFLSPEPPIDLDEPAWPVHTRGGRRSAARVLHGAVVEGSLISGGTRVAGRVSGSVLSPGVVVEEGATVVDSVLLPGARVRAGATVTRTVLDDDVVVGRSATVGGDGDITLVGRRAQVEDGAELAAGARLPEPERS; from the coding sequence ATGGCCCTGCCGAAGATCCTCGTCCTCGTCCTCGCCGGTGGTCAGGGGGGCCGGCTGGAGCTGCTCACCGAGACCCGCGCCAAGCCCGCCGTCCCGTTCGCCGGCGTCTACCGGCTGATCGACTTCCCGCTGTCCAACTGCGAGCACTCGCAGATCCCCGACGTGTGGGTGTCGGTGCAGTACCAGCCGATGTCGCTGTCGCAGCACCTGGCCAACGGCCGCCCCTGGGACCTGGACCGCACGACCGGCGGACTGATGGTGCTGCCCCCGTTCCAGGCGCCCAGCGAGCGGGCCGGGTTCACCGCGGGCACCGCCGACGGGCTCTGGCGGCAGGCCCAGCTGATCCGCGACTTCGCCCCGGATGCGCTCGTCGTCGTCAGCTCCGACGCCGTCTACAAGCTCGACTACCGCGCCGTCGTCGACGAGCACCTGGGGTCCGGCGCCGAGGTGACCATGGTGACGACCGACGTCGCGGCCGACGACGCGTCCCGGTACGGGATCGTGCAGACCGACGGCGACCGGGTCACCGACTACGCCTACAAGCCCGACGAGCCGGCCACCACGACCGCCACCAACGAGGTCTTCGTCTTCAGCCCGACGCCGACGCTGGACCGGCTCGAGGCGCTGGACGACGAGGTCGGCGAGGAGGGCCTGGAGGACCTGGGCACCCACCTGCTGCCCGCGCAGACCCGGGACGGCGTGGCCCGTGCGCACCGGCTGAACAGCTACTGGCGCGACGTCGGGACGGTCGAGGCCTACTGGCAGGCGCACCAGGACTTCCTCTCCCCGGAGCCGCCCATCGACCTGGACGAGCCGGCCTGGCCGGTGCACACGCGCGGCGGCCGGCGCAGCGCCGCACGGGTGCTGCACGGCGCGGTGGTCGAGGGCAGCCTGATCTCCGGCGGCACCCGGGTGGCCGGGCGGGTGAGCGGCTCGGTGCTCTCGCCCGGGGTGGTCGTGGAGGAGGGCGCCACCGTCGTCGACTCGGTGCTGCTGCCCGGCGCCCGGGTGCGCGCGGGCGCGACCGTGACCCGGACGGTGCTGGACGACGACGTCGTGGTCGGCCGGAGCGCCACCGTCGGCGGGGACGGGGACATCACCCTGGTGGGCCGCCGGGCCCAGGTCGAGGACGGCGCCGAGCTGGCCGCCGGCGCCCGGCTCCCCGAGCCCGAGCGCAGCTGA
- the pdxH gene encoding pyridoxamine 5'-phosphate oxidase: MPDLTSMRRDYDAQGLSEETVAPTWVEQFDRWFADAVAAELPEPNAMVVATADADGVPDARIVLMKGYDAGGFVFGTNYASAKGAQLAVNPRAAVVFPWHVQQRQVRVTGTVERIGETASDALWDPRPRGAQLAAVASVQSTVVDDREELVERMRLLDAETGPGPVPRPPSWGGYRVAPTRVEFWQGGHDRLHDRLVFVRDDEEGGGWVLQRLAP, encoded by the coding sequence GTGCCCGACCTGACCAGCATGCGCAGGGACTACGACGCCCAGGGGCTCTCCGAGGAGACCGTGGCCCCCACCTGGGTCGAGCAGTTCGACCGGTGGTTCGCCGACGCGGTGGCCGCCGAGCTGCCCGAACCCAACGCCATGGTGGTCGCCACCGCCGACGCCGACGGCGTGCCCGACGCCCGGATCGTGCTGATGAAGGGCTACGACGCCGGCGGCTTCGTGTTCGGCACCAACTACGCCTCGGCCAAGGGCGCGCAGCTGGCGGTGAACCCGCGCGCCGCCGTCGTCTTCCCGTGGCACGTCCAGCAGCGGCAGGTGCGGGTCACCGGCACCGTCGAGCGGATCGGCGAGACCGCCTCCGACGCGCTCTGGGACCCCCGCCCGCGCGGGGCGCAGCTGGCCGCCGTCGCCTCGGTGCAGTCGACCGTCGTCGACGACCGAGAGGAGCTGGTCGAGCGGATGCGGCTGCTGGACGCCGAGACCGGGCCGGGGCCGGTGCCGCGGCCGCCGAGCTGGGGCGGCTACCGGGTGGCGCCCACGCGCGTGGAGTTCTGGCAGGGTGGCCACGACCGGCTGCACGACCGGCTGGTCTTCGTGCGGGATGACGAGGAAGGCGGCGGCTGGGTCCTGCAGCGCCTCGCCCCATGA
- the serC gene encoding phosphoserine transaminase encodes MTITIPTDLLPKDGRFGCGPSKVRPEALQALATVGAGLMGTSHRQAPVKGLVKRVREGLTQLFDLPEGYQVVLGNGGSTAFWDAATIGLVRRKSAHGSYGEFSAKFASAIAEAPFLDAPTIAKADPGSLALPTAEAGVDVYAWAHNETSTGVMAPVVRPAGADDDALVVVDATSGAGGLPVDVQEADVYYFAPQKSFASDGGLWIALMSPAALARVAEIKASGRWIPGFLDLSIAVDNSGKDQTYNTPAVATLFLLADQIEWMLGLGGLSGAVARSQESSSRLYGWAEQTAYTTPFVADPAHRSLVVGTVDFDASVDAAAVAKTLRANGVVDVEPYRKLGRNQLRVGMFPAVDPDDVSALTACIDHVVGRL; translated from the coding sequence ATGACGATCACCATCCCGACCGACCTGCTCCCGAAGGACGGCCGCTTCGGCTGCGGCCCCTCCAAGGTCAGGCCCGAGGCGCTGCAGGCGCTGGCCACCGTCGGCGCCGGCCTGATGGGCACCTCGCACCGGCAGGCCCCGGTCAAGGGCCTGGTCAAGCGGGTGCGGGAGGGCCTCACCCAGCTGTTCGACCTGCCCGAGGGCTACCAGGTGGTGCTCGGCAACGGCGGGTCGACGGCGTTCTGGGACGCCGCGACCATCGGGCTGGTGCGCCGCAAGAGCGCGCACGGCAGCTACGGCGAGTTCTCCGCGAAGTTCGCCTCCGCGATCGCCGAGGCCCCGTTCCTCGACGCCCCCACGATCGCGAAGGCCGACCCGGGCTCGCTGGCGCTGCCGACCGCGGAGGCCGGCGTCGACGTCTACGCCTGGGCGCACAACGAGACCTCCACCGGGGTCATGGCGCCGGTGGTCCGCCCGGCCGGCGCCGACGACGACGCCCTGGTGGTGGTCGACGCGACCTCCGGCGCCGGCGGGCTGCCGGTCGACGTCCAGGAGGCCGACGTCTACTACTTCGCCCCGCAGAAGTCCTTCGCCAGCGACGGCGGGCTGTGGATCGCGCTGATGTCGCCGGCGGCGCTGGCCCGGGTCGCCGAGATCAAGGCCTCGGGCCGCTGGATCCCCGGCTTCCTGGACCTGTCGATCGCGGTGGACAACTCGGGCAAGGACCAGACCTACAACACCCCGGCGGTCGCCACGCTGTTCCTGCTGGCCGACCAGATCGAGTGGATGCTCGGCCTCGGCGGCCTGTCCGGGGCGGTGGCGCGCAGCCAGGAGTCCTCGAGCCGGCTGTACGGGTGGGCGGAGCAGACGGCGTACACGACGCCGTTCGTCGCCGACCCGGCACACCGCTCCCTGGTGGTCGGCACCGTCGACTTCGACGCGTCGGTCGACGCCGCCGCGGTCGCGAAGACGCTGCGGGCCAATGGCGTCGTCGACGTCGAGCCGTACCGGAAGCTGGGCCGCAACCAGCTGCGGGTGGGCATGTTCCCTGCGGTCGACCCGGACGACGTCAGCGCGCTGACCGCCTGCATCGACCACGTCGTCGGCCGCCTCTGA
- a CDS encoding MFS transporter, with protein MEGGLGVEQPTPPVPRRRGWAIDTTPLRNRAYRRVFGGVAVTMLGQQMTLVAVPYQVYRLTGSSLMVGLTSVVALVPLVVFGLLGGAIADAMDRRRLMVISSVGAAVTSALLAVQALLPGPGQLWVLWVLAAAVSAFAAVNQPARSAVIPALVGAEGVAAANALAMTVRQAGVIVGPLLAGLLIGLGDLSILYTVDAIGFVLAVLLLRGLPALPPEGVSGPLRLGAAVRGVGEGFGFLRTQPVLLMTFVVDVIAMLFAWPQAVFPELSETTYAGDANSLGWLFAGVSIGSLLMGLTSGWVSRVDRQGAVVLAAIAVWGVAIIGFGVSASLWLAVLCLAVAGAADMVSAVLRSAMLQTAAPDEMRGRMQGVFVVVVAGGPRLGDLRAGVMASSLGVTAAMVSGGVVIIVAMAVVAVAVPSFWFFRASRADEVAAQARARMAERAND; from the coding sequence GTGGAGGGCGGGCTGGGCGTCGAGCAGCCGACGCCGCCGGTGCCGCGGCGCCGCGGGTGGGCGATCGACACCACGCCGCTGCGCAACCGCGCCTACCGCCGGGTCTTCGGCGGGGTCGCGGTCACCATGCTCGGTCAGCAGATGACGCTGGTCGCCGTCCCGTACCAGGTCTACCGCCTCACCGGCTCGTCGCTGATGGTCGGGCTGACCTCGGTGGTCGCGCTGGTGCCGTTGGTGGTCTTCGGCCTGCTCGGCGGGGCGATCGCCGATGCGATGGACCGCCGCCGGCTGATGGTGATCAGCTCGGTCGGGGCCGCCGTCACCAGCGCGCTGCTGGCCGTCCAGGCGCTGCTCCCCGGTCCCGGGCAGCTGTGGGTGCTGTGGGTGCTGGCCGCCGCCGTGTCGGCGTTCGCCGCGGTCAACCAGCCCGCCCGCAGCGCCGTCATCCCGGCCCTGGTCGGGGCCGAGGGCGTCGCCGCGGCCAACGCGCTGGCGATGACCGTGCGGCAGGCCGGGGTGATCGTCGGCCCGCTGCTGGCCGGGCTGCTGATCGGCCTGGGCGACCTGTCGATCCTCTACACCGTCGACGCGATCGGCTTCGTCCTCGCCGTGCTGCTGCTGCGCGGGCTGCCGGCCCTGCCCCCGGAGGGGGTGTCCGGCCCGCTGCGACTGGGGGCCGCGGTGCGCGGCGTGGGGGAGGGCTTCGGGTTCCTGCGCACCCAGCCGGTGCTGCTGATGACCTTCGTCGTCGACGTGATCGCGATGCTGTTCGCCTGGCCGCAGGCGGTGTTCCCCGAGCTGTCCGAGACCACCTACGCCGGTGACGCGAACAGCTTGGGCTGGCTGTTCGCCGGGGTGTCCATCGGCTCGCTGCTGATGGGGCTGACGTCGGGCTGGGTGAGCCGGGTCGACCGGCAGGGCGCCGTGGTGCTCGCCGCGATCGCGGTCTGGGGCGTGGCCATCATCGGGTTCGGGGTGTCGGCCTCGCTCTGGCTGGCGGTGCTCTGCCTGGCGGTCGCGGGCGCGGCGGACATGGTCAGCGCCGTCCTGCGCTCCGCGATGCTGCAGACGGCGGCGCCGGACGAGATGCGCGGGCGCATGCAGGGCGTGTTCGTCGTCGTGGTCGCCGGCGGCCCGCGGCTGGGCGACCTGCGCGCCGGCGTCATGGCCAGCAGCCTCGGGGTCACCGCGGCGATGGTCTCCGGCGGCGTCGTGATCATCGTGGCGATGGCCGTGGTCGCCGTCGCCGTCCCGTCGTTCTGGTTCTTCCGCGCCTCGCGCGCCGACGAGGTCGCGGCGCAGGCCCGGGCCCGGATGGCGGAACGCGCGAACGACTGA
- a CDS encoding inositol-3-phosphate synthase — protein MPQPARRVGTAIVGLGGAVATTAVAGLELLRLGAVGADGLPLAGVTVGGRSLEEATGLAGYDDLVVGGWDLDASDLYKAAEQHGVLDARQLQQAEPLLSGITPWPAAGDADFCRNVTGGNVVLAEGRRAQVDAVRADLRRFREEQQLDGLVLLNLASTERWPDPAAACLQTPEAFEAGLDADDRAITPSMVYAYAAIVEGVGYANFTPSLSADVPALVQLAERHAVPIAGKDGKTGQTMMKTVLAPAFRSRALTVEGWYSANILGNRDGLALDDPASLESKLQTKGKVLDSILGYPVEDHVVRIDYYRPRGDQKEAWDAIDLIGFLGQRMQIKVDFQCRDSILAAPLAVEIVRLVDLAQQRGEGGVQRHLGWFFKAPITADGSTPEHALHRQESVLMDWLTSGADRTGSDADPASR, from the coding sequence GTGCCGCAGCCCGCACGCCGCGTCGGAACCGCCATCGTCGGACTCGGGGGTGCCGTCGCGACCACCGCGGTGGCCGGGCTGGAGCTGCTCCGGCTCGGCGCCGTGGGCGCCGACGGTCTCCCGCTCGCCGGGGTGACCGTCGGTGGCCGGTCCCTGGAGGAGGCCACCGGCCTCGCCGGCTACGACGACCTGGTCGTCGGCGGCTGGGACCTCGACGCCTCCGACCTCTACAAGGCCGCCGAGCAGCACGGCGTGCTCGACGCCCGCCAGCTGCAGCAGGCCGAGCCGCTGCTGTCGGGCATCACGCCGTGGCCGGCCGCTGGCGACGCCGACTTCTGCCGCAACGTCACCGGCGGCAACGTCGTGCTGGCCGAGGGCCGGCGGGCCCAGGTGGACGCCGTCCGCGCCGACCTCCGCCGGTTCCGCGAGGAGCAGCAGCTCGACGGGCTGGTGCTGCTCAACCTCGCCTCCACCGAGCGCTGGCCCGACCCCGCGGCGGCCTGCCTGCAGACGCCGGAGGCCTTCGAGGCCGGGCTGGACGCCGACGACCGGGCCATCACGCCGTCGATGGTCTACGCCTACGCGGCCATCGTCGAAGGCGTCGGCTACGCGAACTTCACCCCGTCCCTGTCCGCCGACGTGCCGGCCCTGGTCCAGCTGGCCGAGCGGCACGCGGTCCCGATCGCGGGCAAGGACGGCAAGACCGGCCAGACCATGATGAAGACGGTGCTGGCCCCGGCCTTCCGCAGCCGCGCGCTGACCGTCGAGGGCTGGTACTCCGCCAACATCCTGGGCAACCGCGACGGCTTGGCCCTCGACGACCCGGCGTCGCTGGAGAGCAAGCTGCAGACCAAGGGGAAGGTGCTGGACTCGATCCTCGGCTACCCGGTCGAGGACCACGTCGTCCGGATCGACTACTACCGGCCGCGCGGTGACCAGAAGGAGGCCTGGGACGCGATCGACCTGATCGGCTTCCTCGGCCAGCGGATGCAGATCAAGGTCGACTTCCAGTGCCGGGACTCGATCCTGGCCGCGCCGCTGGCCGTGGAGATCGTCCGGCTGGTCGACCTGGCCCAGCAGCGCGGCGAGGGCGGCGTGCAGCGGCACCTGGGCTGGTTCTTCAAGGCCCCCATCACCGCCGACGGCAGCACCCCCGAGCACGCGCTGCACCGGCAGGAGTCCGTGTTGATGGACTGGTTGACCAGCGGGGCCGACCGGACGGGGAGCGACGCCGACCCGGCCTCCCGGTGA